A window of the Myxococcus virescens genome harbors these coding sequences:
- a CDS encoding sigma-70 family RNA polymerase sigma factor codes for MRTQQSRSLVFLQQLGPGAREGYEALSGLEDTLVALCAAARQAWPSVTLAEEDFLRHLASCLPRDEDPSRVLATVHAADLYLACACVRGNAAAHVALERHVLPKAAASLARMRDTGVDPAEVVQHLRERLLVPEGDRPGRMAEYQGSGPLAAWLRAAAVRTALNLQRSERRRAHAEEEAEALPLPTHAGMADVELDYLRKHHREHFQTALSEALNALPTRERTVLRLHVVEGLSLERIGTMYQTHKSTVSRWVVRGREAALEGTRQRLAERLRLTSGELHSLMRVVQGELDLSLPSLLSTSGAS; via the coding sequence ATGCGAACGCAGCAGAGCCGCTCGCTCGTCTTCCTCCAGCAGCTCGGCCCCGGGGCACGTGAGGGCTACGAGGCCCTGTCCGGACTGGAGGACACGCTGGTCGCGCTCTGCGCCGCGGCGCGGCAGGCCTGGCCAAGCGTGACGCTGGCGGAGGAAGACTTCCTACGCCACCTTGCTTCGTGCCTGCCACGCGACGAGGACCCCTCACGGGTGCTGGCCACCGTGCATGCCGCGGACCTCTATCTGGCGTGCGCCTGTGTGCGGGGGAACGCCGCGGCGCATGTCGCGCTGGAGCGCCACGTTCTTCCCAAGGCGGCGGCGTCCTTGGCTCGGATGCGGGACACGGGTGTGGACCCCGCCGAGGTGGTTCAACACCTGCGCGAGCGGCTGCTCGTCCCAGAAGGTGACCGGCCCGGACGCATGGCCGAATACCAGGGCAGTGGTCCGCTCGCGGCCTGGTTGCGGGCGGCAGCGGTGCGTACCGCCCTCAACCTCCAGCGCTCGGAGCGCCGGAGGGCCCACGCCGAAGAGGAGGCGGAGGCGCTCCCGCTGCCAACCCATGCGGGCATGGCGGACGTCGAGTTGGACTACCTGCGCAAGCACCACCGCGAGCATTTCCAGACGGCGCTCTCCGAGGCGCTGAATGCCCTGCCCACGCGGGAGCGCACCGTGCTGCGCTTGCACGTGGTGGAGGGGCTGAGCCTGGAGCGCATCGGCACCATGTACCAGACGCACAAGTCCACCGTGTCGCGCTGGGTGGTCCGGGGCCGGGAAGCGGCGCTGGAGGGCACACGTCAGCGGCTGGCGGAGCGGCTTCGGCTCACCTCCGGCGAACTGCACAGCCTGATGCGGGTGGTACAGGGAGAGCTGGACCTGAGCCTGCCGTCCCTGCTGAGCACGTCTGGGGCTTCCTGA
- a CDS encoding RtcB family protein, which produces MSWKQRLEKVSEGHYVLAKTKSMKVDADLFLSDKLLWGEGPEQPGLEDSVFDQVVNAASFPGVTRVAVTPDCHLGYGVPIGTVVETDGILLPTAAGYDIGCGMVQLQTTLTAEDVADATKRRRWIEEVTKRIAVGVGASRVQKQRRVTDRTFSDVVRHGAKALGRGSSVTERDYIPVEDDRVDIPERAFGKREQLGSLGGGNHFTEMQVDQNGRVWVMLHTGSRGFGWNIAKHFFVEGAAQLGLKSRSEDHVWLDAESPLGRDYWNLHNMAANFAVANRLIIGEAVCAALEDVFGGTASVYYEISHNLIQKEAGKFVARKGATRAFPGGHPALKGTPWEKTGHPILIPGSMETGSAILFAEPGAQKSIYSVNHGSGRRMSRGEARRVLKQDVTDQRMAEAGILLNTRQTPLDESGPCYKNLDDVLETVEMAGLARVAYRLKPVACIKGAD; this is translated from the coding sequence ATGAGTTGGAAGCAGCGGCTGGAGAAGGTCTCAGAAGGCCATTACGTCCTGGCGAAGACCAAGAGCATGAAGGTCGATGCGGACCTGTTCCTGTCCGACAAGTTGCTGTGGGGGGAGGGCCCCGAGCAACCTGGACTGGAGGACTCTGTCTTTGACCAGGTGGTGAATGCGGCATCCTTCCCCGGGGTCACCCGCGTCGCTGTCACACCCGACTGTCACCTGGGCTACGGCGTCCCCATTGGCACAGTGGTGGAGACGGACGGCATCCTCCTGCCCACCGCCGCCGGCTACGACATCGGCTGCGGCATGGTGCAGTTGCAGACGACGCTCACCGCCGAGGACGTCGCCGACGCCACGAAGCGCCGCCGCTGGATTGAAGAGGTGACGAAGCGCATCGCCGTGGGCGTGGGCGCCAGCCGCGTGCAGAAACAGCGCAGGGTGACGGACCGCACCTTCTCGGACGTGGTGCGCCACGGCGCCAAGGCCCTGGGCCGGGGTTCGTCCGTCACCGAGCGCGACTACATCCCCGTCGAGGACGACCGGGTGGACATCCCCGAGCGCGCCTTCGGCAAGCGTGAGCAACTGGGCAGCCTGGGCGGCGGCAACCACTTCACCGAGATGCAGGTGGACCAGAACGGCCGCGTGTGGGTGATGCTGCACACCGGCAGCCGCGGCTTCGGGTGGAACATCGCCAAGCACTTCTTCGTGGAGGGCGCCGCGCAGCTGGGCCTCAAGAGCCGCAGCGAGGACCATGTCTGGCTGGACGCGGAGAGCCCGCTGGGCCGCGACTACTGGAACCTCCACAACATGGCGGCCAACTTCGCGGTGGCCAACCGGCTCATCATCGGTGAGGCGGTGTGCGCGGCGCTGGAGGACGTCTTCGGCGGCACGGCCAGCGTGTATTACGAAATCTCCCACAACCTCATCCAGAAGGAGGCGGGGAAGTTCGTCGCCCGAAAGGGCGCCACGCGCGCGTTCCCCGGAGGACACCCCGCGCTGAAGGGCACGCCCTGGGAGAAGACGGGCCACCCCATCCTCATCCCGGGCTCCATGGAGACCGGCAGCGCCATCCTCTTCGCCGAGCCGGGCGCACAGAAGTCCATCTATTCGGTGAACCACGGCTCCGGCCGCCGCATGTCGCGTGGCGAGGCGCGGCGCGTGCTGAAGCAGGACGTCACCGACCAGCGCATGGCCGAGGCGGGCATCCTCCTCAACACCCGCCAGACGCCGCTGGACGAGTCAGGCCCCTGCTACAAGAACCTGGACGACGTTTTGGAGACGGTGGAGATGGCGGGGCTGGCCCGGGTGGCCTACCGGCTCAAGCCGGTGGCCTGCATCAAGGGCGCGGACTGA